A section of the Mesorhizobium loti genome encodes:
- a CDS encoding PLP-dependent aminotransferase family protein — protein MDDNQASWTPVIRKGDGPVYLAIADALSADIVSGRLAGGFRLPPQRALADALGIDFTTVSRAYAEARKRGLIDGRVGQGTYVRARRPSEGRGVSTGLVDMSMNLPPRFEDAGLVARMWDRIADLRADDGLGLLLRYQEAGGTARDRAAGARWLSPRLGAIPAERLLVCPGAQGALLALAGVLAGPGETICVEALTYPGFRSLAAHLRINLVGVTIDEHGLIPEAFEAVCAEHRPKALYCTPTLHNPTTATLPLGRREALIEIARRHQVPIIEDDAYGALPADAVPPLAALAPDLVYHVAGLAKCLSPALRIAYLVPPDGRSAARVASAIRATASMASPLTAAIATRWIEEGTADAVLAAIREESRRRQAIAAAILPPGFGQADPQGFHAWLRLAGPWTRGEFTARLRSAGIGVVASDAFAIASPPEAVRLGLGAAANEDDLRDSLRIVADLLSQSPAMSSMVV, from the coding sequence ATGGACGACAATCAGGCTTCATGGACGCCGGTCATCCGCAAGGGCGACGGGCCGGTCTACCTCGCCATTGCCGATGCCCTGTCGGCTGATATCGTCTCGGGCCGGCTGGCCGGCGGTTTCAGGCTGCCGCCGCAGCGCGCGCTGGCGGATGCGCTCGGCATCGATTTCACCACGGTCAGCCGCGCCTATGCCGAGGCGCGCAAGCGGGGCCTGATCGACGGGCGGGTCGGGCAGGGCACCTATGTCCGGGCTCGGCGACCGAGCGAGGGACGAGGTGTCTCGACCGGCCTTGTCGACATGAGCATGAACCTGCCACCCCGGTTCGAGGATGCCGGGCTGGTCGCGCGAATGTGGGATCGAATTGCCGATCTGCGGGCGGATGACGGGCTGGGCCTGCTTCTGCGCTACCAGGAGGCCGGGGGAACCGCGCGCGACCGCGCCGCGGGCGCGCGCTGGCTTTCACCGAGGCTCGGCGCCATTCCCGCGGAGCGGCTTCTGGTCTGCCCCGGAGCACAGGGCGCGCTGCTGGCGCTGGCCGGCGTGCTCGCCGGACCCGGGGAGACGATCTGCGTCGAGGCCCTGACCTATCCCGGCTTCCGGTCGCTTGCCGCGCATCTCAGGATCAATCTCGTCGGCGTGACGATCGACGAGCATGGACTAATTCCCGAAGCATTCGAGGCCGTGTGCGCGGAACATCGGCCAAAAGCACTCTACTGCACGCCGACCCTGCACAATCCGACGACCGCGACCCTGCCTCTCGGCCGTCGCGAGGCCCTGATCGAGATTGCCCGCCGCCATCAGGTGCCCATCATCGAGGACGATGCCTACGGTGCCTTGCCGGCCGACGCCGTGCCGCCGCTGGCCGCGCTCGCGCCGGATCTCGTCTATCATGTCGCGGGCCTGGCGAAATGCCTGTCCCCAGCCTTGCGGATCGCCTATCTCGTGCCGCCGGATGGCCGCTCCGCCGCCAGGGTGGCGAGCGCCATAAGGGCGACCGCCTCCATGGCCTCTCCCCTGACGGCCGCGATCGCGACCCGCTGGATCGAGGAGGGCACCGCCGACGCGGTCCTTGCCGCGATCCGCGAGGAGTCGCGTCGCCGGCAGGCGATCGCCGCCGCCATCCTGCCGCCCGGCTTCGGACAGGCCGACCCGCAGGGTTTCCACGCATGGCTGCGGCTGGCCGGTCCCTGGACGCGGGGCGAGTTCACCGCGCGCCTGCGCTCGGCCGGCATCGGCGTGGTGGCGAGCGACGCCTTCGCCATCGCCTCGCCGCCCGAGGCTGTCCGCCTTGGGCTTGGCGCGGCCGCCAATGAAGACGATCTGCGTGACAGCCTGCGGATCGTTGCGGACCTTCTGTCGCAGTCGCCGGCCATGTCGTCGATGGTGGTTTGA
- a CDS encoding DUF983 domain-containing protein, whose translation MVQDREWPPLSPIETGIRGRCPRCGEGHLFEGFLKLRKGCEVCGLDYSFADPADGPAFFVICFACVPSVVLALWIEVRFEAPYWVHLFTTLPFMLLTCIPPLRPLKGWLVASQYFYKAEEGRMVTPLIPPASAVGAGSSATLPGDDRR comes from the coding sequence ATGGTTCAGGATCGCGAATGGCCTCCCCTCTCACCGATTGAGACGGGCATAAGGGGGCGGTGTCCGCGCTGTGGCGAGGGACATCTGTTCGAGGGCTTCCTGAAGCTGCGCAAAGGCTGCGAGGTCTGCGGGCTCGACTATTCGTTCGCCGACCCCGCCGATGGCCCGGCTTTCTTCGTGATCTGCTTCGCATGCGTGCCGAGCGTAGTGCTGGCGCTCTGGATCGAGGTGCGCTTCGAAGCGCCCTACTGGGTGCATCTCTTCACCACCTTGCCGTTCATGCTCCTGACCTGCATCCCGCCGCTGCGACCGCTGAAGGGATGGCTGGTGGCCAGCCAGTATTTCTACAAGGCGGAGGAGGGCCGGATGGTGACGCCGCTGATCCCGCCGGCGTCCGCCGTGGGGGCTGGTTCGTCCGCGACCTTGCCTGGCGACGACAGGCGGTGA
- a CDS encoding YceH family protein, producing MSEDLPILNPVEARVLGCLIEKKELTPDVYPLTLNSALAAANQKTAREPVMALEQTEVHRALKLLEQKGLVRQMFGSRVERYEHQMAQRFSLTTPQSALLGLLLLRGPQTAHELLARAERMARFASIEDLRGELDMLIGRRPPLVQEIPRGPGQREDRYVHLLAGPVDVAVLSAQRNAPAQPHSDLEARLEALEQEVAALRARLDALGG from the coding sequence ATGAGCGAAGACCTTCCCATCCTCAATCCCGTCGAAGCGCGCGTGCTCGGTTGCCTGATCGAGAAGAAGGAACTCACGCCTGATGTCTACCCGCTGACGCTCAACAGTGCACTTGCCGCCGCCAACCAGAAGACGGCGCGCGAGCCGGTGATGGCGCTGGAGCAGACAGAGGTGCACCGGGCACTGAAGCTGCTCGAGCAGAAGGGGCTGGTGCGGCAGATGTTCGGCTCGCGCGTCGAGCGCTACGAACATCAGATGGCGCAGCGCTTCTCGCTGACCACGCCGCAGAGCGCGTTGCTTGGCCTGCTGTTGCTGCGCGGACCGCAGACGGCGCATGAGCTCCTGGCGCGAGCCGAGCGCATGGCGCGGTTTGCGTCGATCGAAGACCTGCGCGGCGAACTCGACATGCTAATCGGCCGCCGGCCGCCGCTGGTCCAGGAAATACCGCGGGGGCCGGGACAGCGCGAGGACCGTTACGTGCATCTTCTCGCCGGCCCGGTGGACGTCGCGGTGCTATCGGCGCAGCGCAATGCGCCGGCCCAGCCTCATTCCGACCTGGAAGCGAGGCTGGAGGCGCTGGAGCAGGAAGTCGCCGCACTCCGCGCCCGGCTTGACGCGCTGGGCGGTTGA
- a CDS encoding LTA synthase family protein, whose protein sequence is MRGFILNRYSVSGPLISAATVGSLTWLVSLIYLQEKGLLAAAGLGILIALVSMERFRDKKAGQKKTGWFRLYFALFPGFLFLVYIYLESAFGYFDWGAMLMHVDAGILTPGVVFEYLMHTGSTILVIAVVLFGLGALKARGTLTRGLDVALMAFFLAANPMLMRPISAAIHPNPLHDFLITRFVDITSLTEPESGMASVAAAPRNLVHIFIESAERTYVNKAEFGDVMDPLLEFDKRGLSATNMVQLAYTNNSMAGMVAANCGTPLLMTYFTTRQYLEENSQFLPGLTCLGDVLRARGYRQNFISGWPLGFTGQGAFYASHGYSSLLGGADVVAAVGGPGSSFGADDAQVLDMSLDVLRRAQQGGKPFSLTIAVSGGHAMDGYLTDKCIGKTGLSSQAPNILHAVKCTNMLIADFIHKAEAEGLMANTVLVLQSDHLSAPSTVTDRLNKYERRNFFSLSGTGIPAKVYAGLSGTIDIFPTILDALEVPLTNDQAGFGVSLLGDRPTLTQVFGQAQFDDAIYAEDVLVRSFWQLKPSRADVASEVELD, encoded by the coding sequence ATGCGCGGCTTCATCTTGAATCGGTACTCAGTATCCGGGCCGTTGATAAGCGCAGCAACAGTGGGATCGCTCACTTGGCTTGTCTCGCTGATCTATCTTCAGGAGAAGGGGCTGCTTGCTGCTGCCGGCCTAGGGATCTTAATCGCGCTTGTTTCGATGGAAAGATTCCGGGACAAAAAGGCAGGCCAGAAGAAAACCGGGTGGTTCAGGCTCTATTTCGCGCTTTTCCCCGGCTTTCTATTCCTTGTCTATATCTATCTCGAAAGCGCCTTCGGCTATTTTGATTGGGGTGCGATGTTGATGCATGTCGATGCGGGTATCCTCACGCCCGGTGTCGTCTTTGAATATCTGATGCATACCGGCAGTACGATACTGGTCATTGCAGTCGTTCTCTTCGGCCTTGGCGCATTGAAGGCGCGTGGCACGCTGACAAGAGGATTGGACGTTGCCCTGATGGCGTTCTTCCTGGCGGCGAACCCGATGCTGATGCGTCCGATCTCGGCGGCGATCCATCCCAATCCGTTGCATGATTTTCTGATCACGCGGTTCGTAGACATCACTTCGTTGACAGAGCCAGAATCAGGCATGGCGTCCGTGGCGGCCGCGCCAAGGAACCTGGTCCACATCTTCATCGAGAGCGCCGAGCGCACTTACGTGAACAAGGCGGAGTTCGGAGACGTCATGGATCCGTTGCTCGAATTCGACAAGCGCGGTCTTTCGGCGACGAACATGGTGCAACTCGCCTACACCAACAACTCCATGGCCGGAATGGTGGCAGCGAACTGCGGAACGCCGTTACTGATGACCTATTTCACAACGCGCCAATATCTGGAGGAGAATTCGCAATTCCTGCCGGGCCTGACATGCCTGGGCGATGTTCTAAGGGCACGAGGCTATCGGCAGAACTTCATTTCCGGTTGGCCGCTCGGCTTTACCGGTCAGGGGGCATTCTACGCTTCCCATGGCTACTCTTCGCTTCTCGGGGGAGCCGATGTGGTGGCCGCCGTCGGCGGGCCTGGCAGCTCATTCGGCGCCGACGACGCCCAGGTTCTGGATATGAGCCTCGACGTCTTGCGGCGCGCGCAGCAAGGCGGCAAACCGTTCTCGCTGACGATCGCCGTCAGCGGCGGCCATGCGATGGATGGCTATCTGACCGACAAATGTATCGGCAAGACGGGACTTTCCTCGCAGGCCCCCAACATTCTCCATGCCGTGAAATGCACGAACATGCTTATCGCGGACTTCATCCATAAAGCCGAGGCCGAAGGCCTGATGGCAAACACCGTTCTGGTGCTGCAAAGCGACCATCTTAGTGCTCCAAGCACTGTGACGGATCGTTTGAACAAATATGAACGGCGCAACTTTTTCTCTCTCTCGGGCACAGGCATTCCTGCCAAAGTGTATGCTGGGCTTTCGGGCACGATCGACATATTTCCGACCATTCTGGATGCACTGGAGGTGCCGCTGACGAATGACCAGGCTGGCTTTGGCGTTTCGCTGCTCGGGGACCGACCGACGCTGACCCAGGTGTTTGGACAAGCCCAGTTCGACGATGCGATCTATGCCGAGGATGTGCTCGTCAGATCGTTCTGGCAGTTGAAACCGTCACGGGCTGACGTGGCGTCCGAAGTCGAGTTGGACTAG